GATGTCGGTGGCCGCGATCTCGGTGATGCGGCGGATGATCTCCTGCTCGTCTCCGGGGAATGCGCGGCCGAGGATGTCGATGTCGCGCGTGATGCGGCGCGCGCCGAACTGGGCGAGCAGTAGTCCGCCTTTGAGGACGAAGTGTTCCCCGCCGAGCGGGTGGACGCTGACGCGGTAGAGGAATCGCTCGAGCAGGTACTCGAGCATGACCTGGTCCGTGGGCGCGCCGCTGCGGCGGGCGAGGTTGCGCAAGTCGTTGTAGATCAGGCCGGCGGTTGTCTCGCGGGTGGGGTTGGGCATCAGGCGAGCACCGCCTCGATTGCAGGGCGGATCGCGGACATTCCCCCGAGTTCGCGCGCCGCGCGCTGAAGGTCGGCGACGCCTTGCTGGCCGGTACGGCGCAGATAGCGGTTGAGCGCGGAGAGAGCCAGGCTGCGTCCTTCCGCCCTGCCTAGGCGCATGGCGTCGACGACCGACCTGGCTGTGGTGTAGATCGGGACAGTCTCCTGAGGGGTCACCTGGAACCGTTCAACCATGAAGTCGAAGGTGACGGCGGCGTACTGGGAGACTTTCGTGGACGGGTAGCTGATGGCTGGGCGATGGCTGCCGCGCGGGACCGCGATGTGCACTTCGTGAGGGATGTCGTCGATCAGTTCGTGCAGGCTCAAAGCGGATTCCCCGCACACGACCGCTTGGGGGGCTCGCGCGCACACGGCGAGCAGGTCGAGGTGCGCGGTCGGCTCAGCGTCGGCGCGACGGTAGACGCTGCGCGAGAGCTCGTCAATCTCGCCCGCCTCGCGGAGTACCACCAGATCGCGCGCAGACAGCCGGGCTTCGTACGCCGCGCGTGCGGTGAACGTCGGTGGAAGGTGCGACAGCCGTTCGGACAGTCGCCTCTCTGAACCAGCCATGTATGAAATCCTACCCACGGAAGCCACGCCTGGGCAGAATTAAAACCATTTCAGCGCGATCGACCTAGCCCAAGCGCGCCGATCGCGAGCGCGGGCTCCTCCGGAAGAGGGCAGCTGGGCCGCGGGAGTTCGCGGCCTACGCGGCTGTGCGGTCAGGGCGTCCCTGTCATCAGTAATGCCTCGGCCGCCCGCGCGGCCCGCGCGGCCGGCTGTTCGCAGACGGCCGACTGCAGCACGGCGGCGTGCGCGGGATCGACCGGAGCGCAGACACGTGAGGGTGGCTCCGAGAGACGTACTCGGAGCCACCCCATGAGTATCCGCAGGCCAGAGCTTGTATTAGATGTCGTAGTAGAGCTCGAACTCGTGCGGGTGCGGGCGCAGCCGGATCGGGTCGATCTCAGCGCTCTGCTTGTAGGAGATCCAGGTCTCGATCAGGTCGGGGGTGAACACGCCGCCGGCGGTGAGGTACTCGTGGTCCTCTTCGAGGGCGGCGAGGACGGCGGGGAGGGAGGCGGGGACCTGGGGGACGGCGGCGTGCTCGTCCGGGGGGAGCTCGTAGAGGTCCTTGTCCACGGGGGCGAGCGGCTCGATCTTGTTCTTGATGCCGTCGAGGCCGGCCATGAGCATGGCGGAGAAGGCCAGGTACGGGTTCGAGGACGGGTCGGGGACGCGGAACTCGATGCGCTTGGCCTTCGGGTTCGAGCCGGTGATCGGGATGCGGATGCAGGCCGAGCGGTTGCGCTGGGAGTAGACCAGGTTGACCGGGGCCTCGAAGCCGGGGACGAGGCGGTGGTAGGAGTTCACCGTCGGGTTGGTGAAGGCCAGCAGGCTCGGGGCGTGGCGCAGCAGGCCGCCGATGTAGTAGCGGGCCATGTCCGACAGGCCGGCGTAGCCGATCTCCTCGTAGAACAGCGGCGTGCCCTCGCGCCACAGGCTCTGGTGGCAGTGCATGCCCGAGCCGTTGTCGCCGAACAGGGGCTTGGGCATGAAGGTGGCGGTCTTGCCGTGCTCCCAGGCCACGTTCTTGATGATGTACTTGAACAGCATCACGTCGTCGGCGGCGGCGAGCAGGGTGTTGAACTTGTAGTTGATCTCGGCCTGGCCGGCCGTGCCCACCTCGTGGTGCGCGCGCTCGACCTCGAGGCCGACGCCCTGGAGCCGCAGCACCATCTCGTCGCGCAGGTCGGCGAAGTGGTCGACCGGCGGGACGGGGAAGTAGCCGCCCTTGTAGCGCACCTTGTAGGCCTGGTTGCCGCCCGGCTCCTCGCGGCCGGAGTTCCACCAGCCCGCCTCGGAGTCGATGTGGTACATGCCGCCGTTGATCTTGGTCTCGAACCGCACGTCGTCGAACACGTAGAACTCGGCCTCGGGGCCGAAGTACGCCGTGTCGGCCACGCCCGTGCCCTTGAGGTAGGCCTCGGCCTTCTTGGCCACGTTGCGCGGGTCGCGGGAGTACTGCTCACCGGTCAGCGGGTCGTGGATGAAGAAGTTGATGTTGATCGTCTTCTCGCGGCGGAACGGGTCGATCCGCGCGGTGCTGACGTCCGGGATCAGCTGCATGTCCGACTCGTGGATGGCCTGGAAGCCGCGGATCGAGGAGCCGTCGAACATCACGCCCTCGGTGAAGAACCGCGCGTCCACGGTGTCCGCCGGCACGCTGAAGTGCTGCATGACGCCGGGCAGGTCGCAGAAGCGGACGTCGACGAACTTGACGCCCTCGTCCTTGAGGTACTTGGAGACCTCGTCGGGGTTGGTGAACATCCATCCTCCATCTGCCGGGCCTCGGCGTCGGCTGGGACAACGGGGACACTCGGCGTTGAGTTCGCTGTCACGGAAAGCTACGTTGAGGCCGTTTCCCACGGGTATCCGTGTCGTTGCCGCAATGTTACGCGGCTGATCAGCAGGCCGAGTGGAGCCGCCGCACGGGTACGGCGGGTGGCTGAGCGGGCGCGGGGCGGCGCAGCCCGGGCCCCGCGCGCCGGGGCGGCCGACGCAGGCGCTAGCGTGGTCGTATGACTGACCGGAGCACCGCCGCGGGCCGCGCGAAGGCCCCCGAGCCCGCCGGGCCCTCCTCCACCCGCGCCGCGCTCGGCGGCTGGCTCGAGGGGCCCAACCTGAACGACGGCGAGGCCGGCGCCTACCGCGGCGAGCGGCTCGGGCTGCCGGCGAGCGGGTCGGGGTCGCTGGCCGGGCAGGGGCGCCGGCTCGGCGCGCTCGTGGTGGACTGGGTCCTCGCGCTGCTGGTGGCCAAGGCCTTCGGCTGGCACCTGAGCGGCTCGCAGGGCACGTGGGGCACGCTCGCGATCTTCGGGGCCGAGCACCTGCTGCTGCTCTCGCTGCTCGGCTACACCATCGGCAAGCGGATCTTCGGACTGCGGGTGGGCAAGCTCGGCGGCCCGCTGACGCCGCTGGCCGTGGTGGTGCGTACGCTGCTGCTGCTCCTGGTCATCCCGGCGGCGATCTGGGACCGGGACGGCCGCGGCCTGCACGACCGGCTGGCCGGGACGGTCGAGCTGCACCGCTGAGCACGCATCCCACCGCGGCGAGCCCATCCCACCGCGGATGAGCCGCGGAGTCGATGACGGTACGACGAAGGCCCCTGACACGACCGGCTAGGTCTGTCAGGGGCCTTCGTCGTACGTCATGGGCTCCGGCTGTTGCCGAGCTCCGGACCCCGGGGCGGGCTGCTAGCGCTGGCCGCCGCGCTGGATCCGGGCGCCCTTGGGCAGCGGGCCCTTGGGCAGGTTGGCCATCGGACCGGTCTTGGACGCTATGGCCTCGAGCCGGCGGCTGTACTCCATCGCCTGGGTGCTGGTGAGCTGCTGCTTGCGGTACCCGCGCTTGGCCAGCATCGCGACGAGCTTGTTCAGCGGCACCTGGCCGGCCGCCTCGTCCTTGCCGACGAGGATCTCCTCCACCGCGACGTCGGGGCCGAGGTAGCGGGAGATGGCCTTGCGCTCGGCGGCCACCAGCTGCTTGACGCGGCCCGGGTCGCCCTCGGCGATCAGCACGATGCCGCCGCGGCCGATCAGCCGGTGCACCGCGTCCTGCTGCCGGCTGACCTGCACGACCGGGGTGAGCGCCCAGTTGCGCTTGATCCGCCGGTCCGACTCGATGACCGAGTACGCGGCACCGGGCTGCCCGTCGATCTGCTTGTACTGGGCGCGCTGGACCCGCCGGTTGAGCGTCATCGTGGCCGCGAGCAGGCCGGCCACCAGGCCGAACACGATGCCGAAGATCAGTCCGCCGAGCGAGCGGCCGAACAGCAGCAGGTAGAACAGCAGGAAGACCACCGCGGCGACGCCCACGCCCCACCCGAGCAGCGCGACCGTGAGCTTCGAGTCGAGCCTCTTGGTGAGCTTGTAGGCGTAGCGCAGCTGCGCCAGCCAGCCTGAGGGCGGCGGCGCGTCGGTGAAGTCATCAGGGGACGGGTTGGCCATGTGCACAGGATACGATCCCGGACCCGCCCGTTCCTAACCCGATCGGGTATCGGCAGGATCGGCACGCTCGGGGGTTGTCGCCTCGGGCGGCTCCGGCGGCCGGAAGCCGGGGGAGGAAGCGGACGGCCCCGGGCAAACCGGCCGGAGCGGCTTGAGCCGGATGGGTGGCCGAGAGTGCCCGCGGGCGGTGGCCACGAAGTCGCCACGCGCCCGGGCACCCCCGGCCGCAGTCCCTGCTCCCGCTCGCCCGGCTACTCCTGCTCGCCCAGCGCCGCCTCGGCCTCGGCTCGCTGCCTGGCCCGTTCGCGGTCGCTGAGTACGGCTGCCCACGCGTTGGCCCGGGCGACGTTCATCGCGTCGCCGCGGAACATCAGCCGTTCCATCGTCGTGAGCACCCTCCGGGCGGCGGCCCGCCGCCCGGTCAGCGCGGCGGTCGGCGTTCCCGTCGTCACACCGCTCGTCATCGTCGTCATCTGCTGCCGTACCCCCAGTCCCTTCTTTCGGTGGCGGTACCGTCCGCGCGACGCGGTACGGCCCACCCTCGACTGCGCGGGTTACCGGTCGGCGGTGCCGTGGTAACCGCAGCGTAAATCCTCAAACCGTCGTCGGCTGATCGACACGCGCCTCGACCGCCTGGCGGTAGAGCCGTCCGGCGCGGTACGAGGAGCGCACCAGCGGTCCGGACATGACCCCGGAGAAGCCGATCTGCTCGGCCTCCTCCTTGAGTTCCACGAACTCCTCCGGCTTGACCCAGCGCTCCACCGGGTGGTGGCGCGGGGAGGGCCGCAGGTACTGCGTGATCGTGATCAGTTCGCACCCGGACTCGTACAGGTCGCGCAGCGCCTGCGAGACCTCCTCGCGCTCCTCGCCGAGGCCCAGGATCAGGTTCGACTTGGTGACCAGGCCGTCCTCGCGGGCGCGCCGGATCACCTCGAGCGAGCGCTCGTAGCGGAACGCCGGGCGGATCCGCTTGAAGATCCGCGGCACCGTCTCGACGTTGTGCGCGAGCACCTCCGGCCGGGACGAGAAGACCTCGGCCAGCTGCTCGGGCACCGCGTTGAAGTCCGGGATCAGCAGCTCCACGCCGGTGCCGGGCACGGCCGCGTGGATCTGGCGCACCGTCTCGGCGTAGAGCCACGCGCCGCCGTCGGGCAGGTCGTCGCGGGCGACGCCGGTGATGGTGGCGTAGCGCAGGCCCATCGAGGCTACCGACTCGGCCACCCGGCGCGGCTCGTCCCGGTCGAGGTCGGCCGGCTTGCCGGTGTCGATCTGGCAGAAGTCGCAGCGCCGGGTGCACTGCTCGCCGCCGATCAGGAAGGTCGCCTCGCGGTCTTCCCAGCACTCGAAGATGTTGGGGCAGCCGGCCTCCTGGCAGACCGTGTGCAGGCCCTCGTCCGCCACCAGCTTGCGCAGCGCGGTGTATTCCGGGCCCATCTTGGCCCGGGTCTTGATCCAGGACGGCTTCTTCTCGATCGGGGTCTCGCTGTTGCGGACCTCGAGGCGAAGCAGCTTTCGGCCTTCTGGGCTCACCGTCGTCACCGGAACACGTCTCCTTGCAGCTGAAGATACCAACAAGCCTAGCGGCGCTCAGGCGGCCGCGGTCGCGGGCGTCGGCTCCGCCGGGTCCGCCGCGGCGGGACGGGCGCTCTTGCGCACCCGGTCGGTGGCCGCGCCCTTGGGCTCGGTGAGCAGGTGCAGGTGCCGCTCGACCACCGGCACCACCTCCTCGACCGTGACCCGGCGGCCGAGCTCCCGGCTGAGCGTGGTCACGCCCGCGTCGGAGATGCCGCACGGGATGATCCGCTGGGTCCAGCCGAGGTCGTTCTCGCAGTTGAGCGCGAACCCGTGCATGGTCACGCCCTGGGCGAAGCGCAGGCCGAGCGCGGCGACCTTGCGGTCCTGCTCGCTCTCGTCCTTCGCGAGCACCCACACGCCGGAGCGGCCCTTGACCCGGTCGGTGGCCAGGCCCAGGTCGGCGCACGCCTCGATGATGACCTGCTCGAGCCGGCGGACGAAGTCGACCACGTACACGCCCTCGGGCAGGCGCACGATGGGGTAGCCCACCAGCTGGCCCGGGCCGTGCCAGGTGATCTTGCCGCCGCGGTCCACCTCGACCACCGGCGATCCGTCCCACGGCCGGTCCTGCGGCTCGGTGCGCTTGCCGGCGGTGAAGACCTCCGGGTTGTGCTCGAGCAGTATGACTGTGTCCACGCCGGTGTCGGCCACCCGCGCGGCGTGCAGTTCGCGCTGGGCCGCCCAGGCGCTGTGATATTCGACCCCGTCGGCGCCGAAGCCGGCGTGGATGATTTCCAGTTCTTCCACGGTTCAAAGGTACGTCACGCGCGCGGGCCGACCCGAGGGCGCGTAGTCCCACGTGCCCTTCTGGCACCGTTCGGGGCACCAGCACTTGTGATCTCGATCACCACAATGAAACCCTGTCCGGTATGGGGACACTGCGGTCACTGTTGCGGATTCCGAGCGGCCGTCGGACCAAGTGGGTGGTGCTCGCTGTCTGGCTGATCATCGGCCTTTTCGCCTTCTCCACTGCGAACAAGCTCTACAACGTGGAGCAGAACAGCGCGGACGCCTATCTTCCGCATAGCGCGCAGTCCACGCAGGTCATCGACTATCTGGAGAACGCGCCGGGCGCCCCGCCCACCAGTGACGCGGCGGTCGTGCTGTACGTGAACCCGGCCGGCCTCGACGCCGCCGACGCGGCCCGGGTGAAGGCGGACGTCGCGGCGCTGCAGCAGAGCGTGCCGGGGCTGGCCGGGCCGGTGACCACGCTGCCGCCGTCCTCGGACGGCAAGGCGGTCGGGGTGGAGGTGCCGGTCAAGGTGCCGATCACCGGGCGCGTGGCCGGCAAGGCGTACGACTACAACCCGTCGCTGGACGCGATCAAGCAGGTCGCCCAGCCGCAGGGGCAGGTGCAGCAGGGCTCGCTGAGCGTCTACGTCGGCGGCGGGTACGCCCTGAACGCGGCGGCCAACGGCGCGTTCGGCGGCCTGGACTCGAAGCTGCTGCTCGGCGCCGGCCTCGTCGTGGTGCTGATCCTGCTGCTGACCTACCGCTCGCCCTTCCTCTGGCTGATGCCGCTGGTCAGCAGCCTGTTCGCGCTGCAGCTCGCGCAGGCGATCATGTACGAGCTGGTCCAGCACGCCGGCGTGGTGGTCTCCGGGCAATCGGGCGGCATCCTGACGGTCCTGGTGTTCGGCGTCGGGACGGACTATGCGCTGCTGCTCGTCGCCCGGTACCGGGAGGAGCTGCACAACTACGAGGACAAGCACGAGGCGATGCGGGTGGCGCTCGGGCGCTCGAGCCCGGCGGTGGTGGCCTCGGCCCTGACGGTCATGCTCTCCACGCTCGGCCTGCTCGTCTCCCAGCTCGCTTCGAACGCCGGACTCGGCAAGATCGGCGCGATCGGCGTGGCGTGCGCGCTGCTGGCGATGACGACGCTGCTGCCGGCTCTGCTCGTGATCGTGCCGCGCGGGGTGTTCTGGCCGGCGGTGCCGCGCTACGGCGAGGAGGCGCACGCGCGGGTCGGGGTCTGGGGCCGGGTGGCCGGCCTGATCAAGCGCGGCCCGCGGCGGGTGTGGGTGCTCACGGCGCTGCTGCTCGCGGTGCTCAGCCTAGGGCTGCTGGACCTGCACTCGGGGCAGATCCCGATTGCGCAGTCCTTCAGCAACACGCCCGCGGCCGTCGTGGCGCAGCAGCAGATCGACACGCACTATCCGGACAGCGGGACGGAGCCGCTGCAGGTACTCGCCAACGCCTCGGCGGGCACGCAGGTGGCCGCGATCCTGCACGCGGACAAGGGATTGGCGCCGAACACGCCGGGCGGCTTCGTGGTGTCGCCGCTGGGAGCGAGGAACCTTTACACGGTCGCCATGGCCGAGGCGGCGGACAGCCAGGCGGCCCGGGAGACGGTGATCAGGCTGCGCGCCGAGCTGGGCCAGGTGCCCGGCGCGGACGCGCTGGTGGCCGGCACCGCCGCGGTGAACATCGACGTGCAGGACTCGGCCGCGCACGACCGCGACTGGGTGATCCCGATCGTGCTCGCGATCTCCTTCGTCATCCTCATCATCCTGCTGCAGGCGCTGATCGCCCCGCTGCTGCTGCTGGCCAGCGTGGTGCTCTCGTTCCTGGCCGCGCTGGGCGTGGCGGCGTTCGTCAGCGACCAGTTCTTCAACCGGCCGACCGAGGACAACAGCTATCCGCTGTTCGTGTTCATCTTCCTGGTTGCTCTGGGCATTGACTACAACATCTTCCTGATGACCCGGGTGCGCGAGGAGACGCTGCGGATCGGCACCAGGCCGGGGATCCTGCGCGGGCTGACCGTCACCGGCGGCGTGATCACGAGCGCCGGCTTCGTCCTCGCGGCGACGTTCGCGGTGCTCACGACGCTGCCGCTGACGCAGTTCCTGCAGATCGGGTTCGCGGTCGCGTTCGGCGTGCTGCTCGACACGCTGCTCGTGCGCACGGTGCTCGTCCCGGCGCTGTGCTACGACGTGGGCTCGCCGATCTGGTGGCCCTCGCAGCTGGCCCGGAAGGAGCCGGAGGACAAGCGGGAGTACACGACGGTGTGAGGGCCCGGAGGTAAGGGTTCTTCAGTACTCCGCGCCCGGGTGCGCCACGGCGAGTCCGGCCGCCCGGGCCGCGGAGATCAGACGCTTGTCGTAGGTGACGAAGTGGGTGACCCCTTCCCCGGACGCGCTGTGGAGGATCTGGGCCGTGGCCAGATGGATCGCGTCCAGGCTGCGCAGCAGCGGGTCCGGGTAGGCGGCGGCCGTCTTGCGGACCTCCGGGTCGATCTCGATCCGGGTGATGCGGCGCAGCACCGACGGCACCAGCGGCAGCGCGCCGGGCTCGTTGCGGCGCAGGGCGCGTTCGAGTTCGACCTCGATCAGGGCGCTCGCGATCAGTCGGCTTCCCCGCTGCTCCGCCAGCCACGCGACGAGCTCCGCGGTGTGCGGCTCGACCCGGGTGAGTTTGACGGCGGCGCAGGTGTCGAGATAGATCACCAGCGCTCGTCCTCGTCGCGCTGCTGCGCGTAGATCGCCGCCGTGTCCACGGAGGGATCGCCGATCACCGGAGGCATGGTGAACGGGGTCCGGTCCGTGGCCTCGACGGCCCGTCCTTCTCGGACGAGGTCGAGGAGGTAGTCGTCCGTCTGGTTCAACGGAACGAGACGGGCCACCGGCTTCCCGCTGACCGAGATCAGCAGTTCCTCACCGGTCTGCACGCGCGCGAGCACGGCGCTGGTGTTCTGGTTGAGTTCCCGTACCGGGATCGTCCGCACCGTCATGGTCCGAGTGTAGTACAAAAGTTTCTACGTATCACGCCCGGTAATCGCGGCGGGGCGATGCGCACTCACCGCCGCCGCAGATCCGCCAGCACCGCGTCCGCCGCGCGGGCCGCCGAGGCCAAGGCGCCCTCGATGTTCGGCAGGCCGCGGTGGTCGCCGCAGACGTAGAGACCGCCGATCAGCCGGACCGGCCGGGCGAAGTTGTAGGGCGCGTCGAGGGCGGGCACGGCCCGCTCGCAGTGGTTGATCTGCAGCGTCTGGAAGCCGCGGGCCGAGACTCCGTGGATGGGTTCGAGCCGGGCGAGCACGGCGCGGTTGAGCGCTTCGAGCTCCTTGCCGTCGTGGCCGGCCACCATCGTGCACACCAGTTCTCGTCCCGCCGGGGCGCTGTCGGGCGCGATGCGGCTGTGCACCCAGGTGCGGGCCACCGGCGACGCGGCGTCGCCGTCGATCAGCAGCGCCGGGGCGCGTTCGGGGCAGGGCGGCGGCAGCATCGTGCCGTCCACCGCGTGCCAGAGCGTCGTCAGGGCCCGCATACGAGGCTCCTGCAGGCCGGGGAAGAGCGAGACCGCGGCGGCCGGCTCGGTCGCCACCACGACGGCCGAGGTGCGCAGCAGCCCGGCGTCGGTGGCCACCCGGTCCGCGTGCACCTCGTGCGCGCGTGTGCCCAACAGGATCCGGCTCGATTCCAGCCGCGCGGCGAGCACGTCGATCAGGGCGTTGAATCCGCCCTCGGGTATCGCGAACCGGCCGCGCACCAGCAGCCGCAGCAGCCAGTCCGCGCCGCGACGGGAGGCGGCCAGATCCTCGTCCGCGCTCAGGGCCGTGAGATAGCGGCGCAGGAATCCGTCCACCAGCACGGGGGAGTAGCCGCGGGCGGCGAAGCAGTCCGCGCTGGCCTCCTCGGGGCCCGAGAGCGTGGTGTCCAGCGGGCTGCGGGCCAGCCGGTAGAACTGCTTGGACAGCTCGGTCTTGTCGGCGACGGTGCCGATCGGGGCCAGCAGCGTCGCCATCGACTGCTGCGGCCGGTTCGGCGCCGCGCCGAAGCGCAGCAGGCCGTCCGGGGTGGCCAGGCGCACTCCGGGGGCGAACGGACGCAGGGTCAGCCGAGCCGAGCGGGCGGCGGGCAGCTCGGCCAGTTCGCTCAGGGCCGGCCAGCTGGTGTGGGCCAGATGCCCGCCGCCGAGCCGGAATCCGTCGACCCGCTCCTCCCGCACCCGCCCGCCGAGCGCCGCGCCCGCCTCCACCAGAGCGATCTCGAGTCCCGCGTCGGCCAGCCGGGCCGCGACGGCGAGTCCGGACAGACCGCCCCCGATCACTATTACGTCCGCGCGCATCCAGGCTCCCGCGACGACTCGTTTTTCGCCCGACAACAAAGCACTTGAAGAGAATCACGTCCTACCCGCGCGCGTCTTCGAACGCAATAGCGGAGGGTATCCCGGCCGAACGGGCCGCAGGTCCCCCTACCCGCATTCGCCCGTGCGATTCCGCGCCCGGATAAAGACCCCGGGGCGCGTGACGATCTCTCGTCACGCGCCCCGGGGGAGACGGATCGCGATGCGCCCGCGGCGATTCCGGCGAGCGCCGGACGCGGGGATCTACAGGCCGCTGGCGAAGGTGTAGGGCAGCGGCGCGACGTCCTGGCCGAGGTCGAGCTGGATCACCTCGTGCGAGCTCAGCACGATGGAGGACGGGTCGCCGGTGGCCTTCTGGCCGTTGACGTACGTGGTGACGCTGCCGGTGTGCGAACCGATCTGCGTGGCCGAGAGCGTCTGGTTCCACTCGGCGAAGAACTGGCCCAGAGTGTACTTCTGCTGCGTCGGGGACTCTATGTGGATGACGCCGGAGTCGTCGTGGGTGTGCAGGAAGTAGAACGCCGCGCCGCCCTCGACGAATTCGGAACCGTTGTCCGGAGTCGTCTGCCACGGCTGCTGGATGCCGATGCCGTAGGGCACCGTCATCTGCTTTCCGTTGACGTAGATCGCGAGGTGCGCGTGGATGTGGTAGGCGGTCTGCTCCATCTGGTTCACGCCCACGCCGTCGATCGACTGGCCCTTGAGGCCCGACCACACCGGCGCCAGCAGGTTCGACTCGCCCTGGGTCGCGGTCGCCGCGGCCGCGGCGTCGTCGGACTTCTTCCGGTTCAGGCTCAGCAGCACCAGGGCCAGCACCAGCACCACCACGAGGGCGCCGGCGACCGACCCGAACATGACCTTGCGCCGCTTCTCCGCGCGCGCCATCGCCGCCTGCTTGGCGGCGAGCTCGGCCCGACGCTGCGCGGCGAGCTTCTTGTTCCCTTGCGTGGCCATGCTTCTCCTCGGCTGCAACCCAGACTCGTCGCACCACGATACTGACGACGCCTGAGAGTAAAGCAAACGCCGGGCGCCCCGAGATCACAATTCGGTCACGGGGCGCCCGGCGTCGCGCGTACGCGGGGCGGAGCGGGGGCTACAGGCCCAGGTCCGCCTCGAAGTTGCCCTCTTCCAGACGGGACTTGATCGCGCCCAGGAACCGGGCCGCGTCGGCGCCGTCCACCAGGCGGTGGTCGTAGCTCAGGGCCAGGTAGACCATCGAACGGACCGCGATGACCTCGCCCAGCACCGGGTCGCTGACCACGGCCGGGCGCTTGACGACGGTGCCCGTGCCGAGGATGCCGACCTGCGGCTGGTTGATGATCGGGGTGTCGAACAGCGCCCCGCGCGAACCGGTGTTGGTGAGCGTGAACGTTCCACCGCTCAGGTCGTCCGGGGAGACCTTGTTGTTCCGGGTGCGGTCGGCCAGGTCCGCGATGGCCCGGGCCAGCCCGGCCAGGTTCAGGTCCCCGGCGTTCTTGATCACCGGGACCATGAGGCCCTTGTCCGAGTCCACGGCGATGCCGAGGTTCTCCGAGCCGTGGTAGGTGACCGTGCCGGCCTCGGTGTCGATCGACGCGTTGACCTGCGGGTACTGCTTGAGCGCCTCGATCGCCGCGGCGGCGAAGAAGGGCAGGAAGCTCAGCTTCACGCCCTCGCGCTCGGCGAAGTCCTTCTTGG
This genomic window from Actinospica robiniae DSM 44927 contains:
- a CDS encoding FAD-dependent oxidoreductase, whose amino-acid sequence is MRADVIVIGGGLSGLAVAARLADAGLEIALVEAGAALGGRVREERVDGFRLGGGHLAHTSWPALSELAELPAARSARLTLRPFAPGVRLATPDGLLRFGAAPNRPQQSMATLLAPIGTVADKTELSKQFYRLARSPLDTTLSGPEEASADCFAARGYSPVLVDGFLRRYLTALSADEDLAASRRGADWLLRLLVRGRFAIPEGGFNALIDVLAARLESSRILLGTRAHEVHADRVATDAGLLRTSAVVVATEPAAAVSLFPGLQEPRMRALTTLWHAVDGTMLPPPCPERAPALLIDGDAASPVARTWVHSRIAPDSAPAGRELVCTMVAGHDGKELEALNRAVLARLEPIHGVSARGFQTLQINHCERAVPALDAPYNFARPVRLIGGLYVCGDHRGLPNIEGALASAARAADAVLADLRRR